A single Pedobacter sp. PACM 27299 DNA region contains:
- a CDS encoding vWA domain-containing protein → MNFLYPGFLFALLAIAIPIVIHLFNFRKFKKVYFSNVQFLKEAKEQNSSRDKLQHLLVLACRILAVMFLVFAFARPYIPLETGADPDKGNLISVYIDNSYSMETVNKEGNLLDEAKRKAKEIANAYQLNDQFQLLTNDFEGKHQRKLNKEAFIQMLEELKISPASRTMQQVVNRLQQEGDSRKNHLVYLLSDFQQNFVGTEKIKSDSSIRYSFISLKANALPNIAVDSVWSLSPVHQPKQAEQLVVQLHNYGAEDAADIPLKLTINQQQKAISNLNVPAGKSVKDTLSFGGLEKGWQKGVLSIKDFPITFDDELNFSFRVNSEMKVLTISGDPTQQFLKSLFAADPYFKLREMAEANINYSTFPEYSLIVLNGLKQPSSGLAQQLKSYVQNGGSLVIFPDLDAGAAVYTPFLTALSLPVVQELKTGKPVSSSIELKDPLFKDVFDQIPANMDLPIVNRYFSYLERNTAGKESILQLPLSQSLFARYPAGAGKIYLSASTLRPEDGNLSRHPVFVPLLFKVAFSSAKEQPMYYTAGKDDLLEQQKTSVSANQSLVLKSTDGTEIIPEIRQTPGKTLLYIADQLKKPGFYDLKRTDSVLAVLAFNDNRRESDMRYARDQNLKDLFAGQQISVHNSEKDALSLNIEAKNSSIELWKLCLILAVVFLAIEILLIRFFNKTKNIQKP, encoded by the coding sequence CGTGTTTGCTTTTGCAAGGCCATATATCCCATTGGAAACAGGCGCAGATCCTGATAAAGGGAACCTGATCAGTGTGTATATCGACAATTCCTACAGTATGGAAACGGTAAACAAGGAAGGGAATTTGCTGGACGAAGCGAAGCGCAAAGCGAAAGAAATTGCCAATGCTTATCAGCTGAATGATCAGTTTCAATTGCTGACCAATGATTTTGAAGGCAAACATCAGCGCAAATTAAATAAAGAAGCGTTTATCCAAATGCTGGAAGAACTGAAAATATCACCGGCCAGCAGAACAATGCAGCAAGTGGTCAACAGACTACAGCAGGAAGGCGATTCCAGAAAAAATCATTTGGTTTACCTGCTGTCTGATTTTCAGCAGAACTTTGTTGGAACTGAAAAGATCAAATCTGATTCCAGCATCCGCTATTCTTTCATCAGTTTAAAAGCCAATGCACTTCCAAATATCGCGGTAGATAGTGTATGGAGCTTATCTCCGGTTCATCAGCCCAAGCAAGCGGAGCAATTAGTGGTGCAGCTGCATAATTATGGAGCGGAAGATGCAGCCGATATCCCTTTAAAATTAACGATCAACCAACAGCAAAAAGCCATTAGTAACCTTAATGTCCCTGCTGGTAAATCTGTGAAAGACACCCTTTCTTTTGGCGGTCTGGAGAAAGGATGGCAAAAAGGAGTGTTGAGCATTAAAGATTTCCCCATCACTTTTGATGATGAGCTGAATTTCAGCTTTCGCGTGAATAGCGAAATGAAGGTTTTGACCATTTCTGGCGACCCTACTCAGCAATTCTTAAAATCACTGTTTGCTGCCGATCCTTATTTCAAACTGAGGGAAATGGCAGAGGCAAATATCAACTATTCAACTTTCCCGGAATACAGTCTGATTGTGCTGAATGGATTGAAGCAACCTTCTTCCGGATTGGCACAGCAGCTGAAAAGCTATGTGCAAAATGGAGGTTCCCTGGTGATTTTCCCAGATCTTGATGCAGGTGCGGCAGTTTATACGCCATTTTTAACGGCCTTATCCCTGCCTGTTGTACAAGAATTAAAAACAGGGAAACCGGTTAGCAGCAGCATCGAACTCAAAGACCCCTTGTTTAAAGACGTGTTTGATCAGATTCCTGCAAATATGGACCTGCCGATAGTGAATAGGTATTTCAGCTATCTGGAAAGAAATACCGCAGGGAAAGAAAGCATCCTGCAATTGCCATTGAGCCAAAGTCTTTTTGCAAGATACCCTGCCGGAGCAGGAAAAATATATTTATCGGCCAGCACGCTGAGACCCGAAGATGGAAATTTATCCAGACATCCAGTGTTTGTACCGCTGCTTTTTAAAGTGGCTTTTAGCAGTGCGAAAGAACAGCCTATGTATTATACAGCTGGAAAAGATGACTTGCTGGAGCAGCAGAAAACGAGTGTTAGCGCTAATCAATCGCTGGTTCTAAAATCAACAGATGGCACAGAAATCATCCCTGAAATCCGACAAACTCCTGGAAAAACCTTGCTCTATATCGCTGATCAGCTGAAAAAACCAGGCTTTTACGACCTGAAAAGAACAGATTCTGTATTGGCCGTATTGGCCTTTAATGACAACCGACGAGAATCAGATATGCGTTATGCCAGGGATCAAAACCTGAAAGATTTATTTGCAGGACAGCAGATCTCGGTACATAATTCTGAGAAAGATGCCTTATCGTTAAATATAGAAGCAAAAAATAGCAGTATAGAGTTATGGAAACTTTGCCTAATTTTGGCTGTTGTGTTTTTAGCCATCGAAATACTATTGATCCGATTTTTTAATAAAACAAAAAACATACAAAAACCATGA
- a CDS encoding dihydroorotase, which produces MNLLITGVTIADPNSQFHQKTCDVRVEQGKITAIGSNLQSSGKEEVFDGAGAILSPGFFDLNCSIGDPGFETKEDIETGTRAAMAGGFTGLAVLPHTRPIVHSKGEVAYIINKAKGNLVDVLPVGAVSQDLEGKELAEMYDMQQSGAVAFSDGNKAIADDGFMSRALQYIKGFNGLMMVHPENKSISGKSQINESKTSVLLGMKGVPALAEEMHISRDIFLAAYHEAPLHISNISTAGSVALIKKAKKDGLKISCDVAAHHLVFTEELLNDFDSNYKVKPPLRGKSDVRALINGLKDGTIDAVCSQHRPQEIEFKAVEFEIAAYGIIALQTVLPLMLKAGLDATQIAEKLSINPRKLLNLAVPVIAENEIANFTVYHPTLEWEYNTTNNQSKSANSPLLNKKLTGKVQLVYNNKQLQYG; this is translated from the coding sequence ATGAATCTTCTCATCACTGGGGTAACCATTGCCGACCCAAACAGCCAGTTCCATCAAAAAACTTGTGATGTACGTGTAGAACAGGGCAAAATTACCGCCATTGGCAGTAACTTGCAGTCTTCCGGCAAGGAAGAAGTTTTTGACGGAGCAGGTGCCATTTTATCGCCAGGTTTCTTTGACCTGAACTGCTCCATTGGAGATCCTGGATTTGAAACTAAAGAGGATATTGAAACAGGAACACGTGCCGCTATGGCTGGTGGTTTCACCGGACTGGCCGTTTTACCGCATACCAGACCGATTGTTCATTCTAAAGGTGAAGTTGCTTATATCATCAACAAAGCCAAAGGAAACCTGGTAGATGTATTGCCTGTAGGGGCAGTGAGCCAGGATCTGGAAGGAAAAGAATTAGCAGAGATGTACGATATGCAGCAGTCAGGTGCCGTGGCCTTCTCTGATGGTAATAAAGCAATTGCTGACGATGGATTTATGAGCCGTGCTTTGCAATATATCAAAGGCTTTAACGGCCTGATGATGGTGCACCCGGAAAATAAATCGATCTCCGGAAAATCGCAGATCAATGAAAGTAAAACTAGTGTATTGCTGGGCATGAAAGGTGTTCCGGCATTAGCCGAAGAGATGCACATCAGCAGGGATATTTTCCTGGCTGCCTACCATGAAGCCCCGTTACACATCAGCAATATCTCCACTGCCGGTTCGGTAGCCCTGATTAAAAAGGCTAAAAAAGACGGCTTAAAAATCAGCTGTGATGTGGCTGCGCACCATTTAGTATTTACAGAAGAGCTTTTGAATGATTTCGACAGCAATTACAAAGTGAAACCGCCATTGCGTGGTAAATCAGATGTAAGGGCATTGATCAACGGCCTGAAAGATGGTACTATTGATGCCGTGTGTTCGCAGCACCGTCCGCAGGAAATAGAATTTAAAGCAGTAGAGTTTGAAATTGCCGCTTATGGCATCATCGCCTTGCAAACTGTGCTTCCATTGATGCTGAAAGCCGGATTGGATGCCACACAAATTGCAGAAAAACTTTCTATCAACCCCCGCAAATTGTTAAACCTTGCAGTTCCAGTGATCGCAGAAAACGAGATCGCCAATTTCACGGTGTATCATCCAACATTGGAATGGGAATACAATACGACAAATAATCAATCAAAATCAGCGAATTCACCGCTTTTAAATAAGAAATTAACCGGAAAAGTTCAACTGGTATATAACAACAAACAATTACAATATGGATAA
- a CDS encoding DUF4199 domain-containing protein, whose translation MHQNLIELEKKPNKLAFQAAIAFALYFFVLIFVFKFLNISPANTHLSTASKVVSQLLSYVPFFLAIVYVQANHKKELGDYMTFNRGFSAGFKVAAYAGLLLFLVQVIYYFVDKSATDELLAAAIEQADGDEQKVKGVEMMRPYMGLFVGFGTAMTYTIIGLVASLIGAAVFKKERPFDVD comes from the coding sequence ATGCACCAAAACTTAATTGAGTTAGAGAAGAAGCCTAATAAACTGGCTTTTCAGGCAGCTATTGCTTTCGCTCTATACTTTTTTGTACTCATTTTTGTGTTTAAATTTCTGAACATCAGTCCGGCAAATACGCATTTGTCTACCGCTTCTAAAGTAGTAAGTCAGCTGTTGTCTTATGTGCCTTTCTTTTTAGCGATTGTCTATGTACAAGCGAACCATAAAAAGGAATTGGGGGATTACATGACCTTTAACCGCGGATTTTCTGCTGGATTTAAAGTGGCTGCTTACGCTGGATTATTGCTTTTTCTGGTACAGGTGATCTATTATTTTGTAGATAAATCTGCTACCGATGAATTGCTTGCTGCTGCAATTGAGCAAGCGGATGGTGATGAGCAAAAAGTGAAAGGTGTAGAAATGATGCGCCCTTATATGGGACTTTTTGTTGGTTTTGGAACCGCGATGACTTATACCATAATAGGTTTGGTAGCGAGCTTAATTGGCGCCGCAGTTTTCAAGAAGGAAAGACCCTTTGACGTAGATTAA
- a CDS encoding glycosyltransferase family 2 protein, whose amino-acid sequence MDISIVVPLYNEDESLPELTSWIAKVMEANNFSYEILFVDDGSTDTSWAVIEELKTQFNAVKGIKFRRNYGKSAALNVAFEAAQGDVIITMDADLQDSPDEIPELFRRIKEEKLDIISGWKKKRYDPISKTIPTKLFNAATRKMSGIQLNDFNCGLKAYRKEVVKTIEVYGEMHRYIPVIAKWAGFKKIGEQVVEHRARKYGVTKFGLSRFVNGFLDLLSIFFVGKFGKRPMHFFGSLGVLSFLLGTIMALWMIGVKLYHIAMLIPYKREITDQPLFYISLVAIILGSQLFLTGFVAELVTRNAPERNAYLIEKEIL is encoded by the coding sequence ATGGATATTTCTATTGTAGTTCCTTTATATAATGAAGACGAGTCTCTTCCGGAGTTAACTTCCTGGATTGCTAAGGTGATGGAAGCGAATAACTTCTCTTACGAAATCCTGTTTGTTGATGATGGGAGTACCGATACTTCCTGGGCAGTGATTGAAGAATTGAAAACTCAGTTTAATGCGGTAAAAGGCATTAAATTCAGGAGGAATTATGGTAAATCAGCGGCGCTGAATGTTGCTTTTGAAGCAGCACAGGGTGATGTCATCATCACCATGGATGCAGATTTACAGGATAGCCCTGATGAGATTCCGGAACTATTCCGTAGGATCAAAGAAGAAAAGCTGGACATCATCTCCGGATGGAAGAAAAAGCGTTACGATCCGATTTCAAAAACTATTCCTACTAAATTATTCAATGCGGCGACCAGAAAAATGTCTGGAATTCAGCTGAATGATTTCAACTGTGGCTTAAAAGCCTACCGTAAAGAGGTGGTGAAAACCATCGAAGTTTACGGAGAAATGCACCGTTATATCCCTGTAATTGCAAAATGGGCAGGTTTCAAAAAGATCGGTGAGCAGGTGGTAGAACACAGAGCAAGGAAATACGGCGTCACTAAATTCGGACTGAGCAGGTTTGTAAATGGCTTCCTGGATTTATTGTCGATCTTTTTTGTAGGCAAGTTTGGTAAAAGACCCATGCACTTTTTTGGTTCATTAGGGGTGTTGAGCTTCCTTTTGGGAACCATCATGGCGCTTTGGATGATCGGGGTAAAATTATATCATATCGCAATGCTGATTCCTTATAAAAGGGAAATCACCGACCAGCCTTTGTTTTACATTTCATTAGTGGCCATTATTTTAGGTTCTCAGCTGTTCCTTACGGGATTTGTGGCAGAACTGGTGACCAGGAATGCACCGGAAAGAAATGCTTATCTGATTGAAAAGGAGATACTTTAA
- a CDS encoding glycosyltransferase: MFFSIIIPLYNRPQEIDELLGTLTKQTYLQFEVLVIEDGSTNDAKAIVAKYENKLDIKYFFKPNAGQGFARNYGFERAKGDYFVIFDSDCLIPEDYLETVKDYLFEHHLDAYGGPDAAHETFTPVQKAISYAMTSPFTTGGIRGNKKHIGQFHPRSFNMGVSRTVWEKVGGFILTRLGEDIEYSIRIHENGFKIGLIPAAKVFHKRRTSFGQFYKQLHFFGRARINIYKHFPSELKLVHFFPAVFTCGVIFTILMNFVWPPLAFICNFILLLYFAMIFFHSWQVNKSLKVAFFSIIASFIQLTAYGLGFMQDFFKRVVFKQP, encoded by the coding sequence ATGTTTTTTTCTATAATTATCCCGCTATATAATCGTCCGCAGGAAATAGATGAACTGCTGGGTACCTTAACAAAGCAGACCTACCTTCAGTTTGAGGTGCTGGTGATCGAGGATGGCTCTACCAATGATGCGAAAGCCATTGTGGCGAAATACGAGAATAAACTGGACATTAAGTATTTTTTTAAGCCTAATGCCGGACAAGGTTTCGCTAGAAACTACGGTTTTGAACGTGCCAAAGGTGATTATTTCGTCATCTTCGATTCTGATTGTCTGATTCCTGAGGATTACCTGGAAACAGTAAAAGACTATCTTTTTGAGCACCATCTGGATGCCTATGGCGGTCCGGATGCGGCACATGAGACTTTTACGCCAGTTCAGAAAGCGATCAGCTATGCCATGACTTCTCCATTTACTACTGGAGGTATCAGAGGAAACAAGAAACACATTGGCCAATTCCATCCTAGAAGCTTCAATATGGGGGTTTCCAGAACGGTATGGGAAAAAGTTGGCGGTTTTATCCTGACGCGTTTAGGAGAAGACATTGAGTACAGCATCCGAATCCATGAAAATGGCTTTAAGATCGGGCTCATTCCTGCAGCCAAAGTTTTTCATAAGCGAAGAACCAGCTTCGGGCAATTTTATAAACAGCTCCATTTTTTTGGCAGGGCAAGAATCAACATTTACAAGCATTTCCCTTCGGAACTGAAATTGGTCCATTTCTTTCCTGCAGTTTTTACCTGTGGTGTGATCTTTACGATATTGATGAATTTCGTTTGGCCACCATTAGCCTTTATCTGTAACTTTATACTATTGCTGTACTTTGCGATGATCTTTTTTCATTCCTGGCAAGTCAACAAATCTTTAAAAGTTGCATTTTTTAGTATCATTGCATCATTCATTCAACTAACTGCTTATGGGTTGGGTTTTATGCAGGATTTTTTTAAGCGTGTAGTATTTAAACAACCATGA
- a CDS encoding GH3 auxin-responsive promoter family protein has translation MGLKAALSKPFAALVVRGINKWKKNAVSAQQTILAQLIDSSKNTAFGKDHGFGEIRNYEDFKKQVPLRDYEALRPYIDRVVAGESDVMWKGKPQYFAKTSGTTSGVKYIPISKDSMPEHIKAARNALLTYIHETGKVEFINGKMIFLQGSPVMTRKNGINVGRLSGIVAHLVPKYLQKNRLPSYETNCIEDWEEKVDAIVKETIQENMTLISGIPPWVQMYFDKLQEKSGGKKIKDIFPDFSLFVYGGVNYEPYRSKIEESIGRKIDAIETYPASEGFIAYQDSQKDKSLLLLAKAGIFYEFVPADEYYNENPTRLSLGEVELEKNYALILNTNAGLWGYSIGDTVKFVSKDPYKIMVTGRIKHFISAFGEHVIGEEVEHALLTVANEEGVGITEFTVAPQVNTPHGELPYHEWFVEFSAAPKDLLTFSKKVDQALQKKNIYYFDLIEGKILQPLIIRSLQKDAFVNYMRAEGKLGGQNKVPRLSNDRKIAEVLSSFTIRQTDEEQGEFN, from the coding sequence ATGGGATTAAAAGCGGCATTAAGTAAACCGTTTGCGGCACTGGTAGTCAGGGGCATCAATAAATGGAAAAAAAATGCAGTTTCTGCGCAGCAGACCATTCTTGCACAGCTCATTGATTCCTCAAAAAATACGGCTTTCGGTAAAGACCATGGTTTCGGGGAAATCCGTAACTATGAAGATTTTAAAAAACAGGTTCCTTTAAGAGATTACGAGGCTTTAAGGCCTTATATTGATCGGGTAGTGGCCGGCGAATCCGATGTGATGTGGAAAGGTAAACCACAGTATTTCGCGAAAACATCAGGCACTACTTCTGGCGTAAAATACATTCCGATTTCTAAGGATTCGATGCCTGAGCACATCAAGGCGGCAAGAAATGCTTTATTAACGTATATCCATGAAACGGGTAAGGTAGAGTTCATCAATGGAAAGATGATCTTTTTGCAAGGCAGTCCGGTGATGACCAGGAAAAACGGCATCAATGTAGGTCGCTTGTCGGGCATTGTCGCACACCTTGTTCCTAAATACCTACAGAAAAACAGGCTCCCTTCTTATGAAACCAATTGTATTGAAGATTGGGAAGAGAAAGTGGATGCGATCGTAAAAGAAACTATTCAGGAAAATATGACGCTGATCTCTGGCATCCCGCCATGGGTACAGATGTATTTTGACAAGCTGCAGGAGAAATCCGGTGGTAAAAAGATCAAAGATATTTTCCCAGATTTCAGTCTTTTCGTGTATGGGGGAGTGAATTACGAGCCTTACCGCTCAAAAATCGAAGAAAGCATCGGCAGAAAAATTGATGCGATCGAAACTTATCCTGCTTCAGAAGGGTTTATTGCTTATCAGGATAGTCAGAAAGATAAAAGTTTGCTATTATTAGCGAAAGCAGGAATCTTTTATGAGTTCGTGCCGGCCGATGAATATTATAATGAAAACCCGACGCGTTTGAGCTTGGGAGAGGTGGAGCTGGAAAAAAATTACGCTTTAATCCTGAATACCAATGCTGGTTTATGGGGATACAGCATCGGCGATACCGTTAAATTTGTTTCCAAAGACCCTTACAAGATCATGGTAACGGGCAGGATCAAACATTTTATTTCGGCTTTCGGAGAACATGTGATCGGCGAAGAGGTGGAGCATGCACTTTTAACCGTGGCCAATGAAGAGGGGGTAGGTATCACCGAATTTACGGTGGCGCCACAAGTGAATACCCCACATGGAGAATTGCCTTACCATGAGTGGTTTGTGGAGTTCTCGGCTGCGCCAAAAGACCTGCTGACCTTCAGTAAAAAGGTAGATCAGGCCTTACAAAAGAAGAATATTTACTATTTTGACCTCATTGAGGGTAAAATATTGCAACCTTTAATCATTCGTTCCCTTCAAAAAGACGCTTTTGTGAACTATATGAGGGCGGAAGGTAAGCTGGGTGGACAGAATAAAGTACCCCGTTTATCAAATGACAGGAAGATTGCAGAGGTTTTAAGTAGTTTTACAATTCGTCAGACAGACGAAGAACAGGGAGAATTTAATTGA
- a CDS encoding 1-deoxy-D-xylulose-5-phosphate reductoisomerase, with the protein MKNISILGSTGSVGTQALEVVQANPGLYKVLALSAQCNASLLISQALIFAPELVVIGDESQYLTLKTALAGTSIRVLAGEAALCEAAALAGVDVVLTAVVGSAGLKPTIAAIEAGKDIALANKETLVVAGDLITSLAKKQGVKIIPVDSEHSAIFQCLVGEGNEALEKIYLTASGGPFRGKDREFLANVTKTQALKHPNWVMGAKITIDSASLMNKGLEVIEAKWLFDLEADQIDVIVHPQSIVHSIAQFKDGSMKAQMGVPDMKLPIHYALAYPERISTDFKRFNFLEYPELTFYPADNETFRNLDLAYTALRKGGNMPCIINAANEVVVNAFLQDKIGFLEMSEVIEKCMEGIAFIEAPGLENYLETDQHTRIFANQLVTK; encoded by the coding sequence TTGAAGAACATATCAATATTAGGGTCTACAGGATCTGTAGGCACTCAAGCCTTGGAGGTAGTGCAGGCAAATCCTGGACTATATAAGGTGTTAGCGTTAAGCGCTCAATGCAATGCCAGTTTACTAATCAGTCAGGCTTTAATATTTGCGCCTGAGCTTGTTGTTATTGGTGATGAAAGTCAGTATCTGACGTTGAAAACTGCCTTGGCGGGAACTTCAATCAGGGTATTGGCGGGTGAAGCTGCTTTATGTGAAGCTGCGGCTTTAGCGGGAGTAGATGTGGTACTGACTGCTGTGGTAGGTTCTGCAGGTTTAAAGCCAACGATCGCTGCGATTGAAGCCGGAAAAGACATCGCCCTGGCCAATAAAGAAACTTTAGTAGTGGCTGGTGATTTGATTACCAGTTTAGCGAAAAAACAAGGGGTAAAAATCATTCCTGTCGATTCAGAGCATTCGGCGATTTTCCAATGCCTGGTAGGTGAAGGAAATGAAGCCCTGGAAAAGATTTACCTGACTGCTTCTGGTGGTCCTTTCAGAGGGAAAGACCGCGAGTTTCTAGCCAATGTAACTAAAACACAAGCCTTAAAACATCCGAATTGGGTGATGGGTGCCAAAATCACCATAGATTCTGCTTCTTTAATGAACAAAGGATTGGAAGTGATTGAAGCAAAGTGGTTATTCGACCTGGAAGCCGATCAGATTGATGTCATCGTACACCCACAGTCGATAGTTCATTCTATTGCGCAATTTAAGGATGGTTCGATGAAGGCGCAAATGGGCGTCCCCGACATGAAATTGCCAATTCATTACGCTTTAGCTTACCCGGAAAGAATAAGTACCGATTTTAAGCGTTTTAACTTTCTGGAGTACCCGGAACTGACCTTTTATCCGGCGGATAACGAAACCTTTAGAAATCTTGACCTGGCTTATACTGCTTTGAGAAAAGGAGGGAATATGCCATGTATCATTAATGCGGCCAATGAGGTGGTAGTAAACGCGTTTTTACAAGATAAAATTGGCTTCTTGGAGATGAGTGAGGTGATCGAAAAATGTATGGAAGGGATTGCATTTATCGAGGCACCAGGGCTGGAGAATTATCTGGAAACGGATCAGCATACGCGTATATTTGCGAATCAACTAGTAACAAAATAA
- the rseP gene encoding RIP metalloprotease RseP, which translates to MSGLIMAAQLLLGLSILVILHELGHFLAARAFGIKVEKFYLFFDAWGFKLFSFKRGDCEYGIGWLPLGGYVKIAGMIDESMDTEQMKQPAQPWEFRSKPAWQRLIVMLGGVIVNIVVGIFIFWMMTFKYGETYIPNSSVLVGINPGEIGKEIGLQRGDRVIAVNGKKVIRFEELISSKVLLGNTTLTVVRGNKTLDIKVPDNILNKVSDQGIEAFISRVPLRTATVDSVVAGKPAAVSGVLKGDQIVAINQQPVKSDIDVRELILKNKGKTTDFTINRAGTALDLKIPVDTAGTIGFAFNPNEIKQETIKYSLLAALPIGADQAWKTFSDNAKGIWKVLTGKINANKAFSGPVEIARKVYGGEWIWARFWASTGFISIALAFMNLLPIPALDGGHVVFLLIEMVKGKPLGDKFMERAQMVGFMMLLALMVFVLGNDLFKVFFKP; encoded by the coding sequence ATGAGCGGATTGATTATGGCAGCCCAGTTGCTTCTAGGGTTATCGATACTGGTAATTTTACACGAATTAGGACATTTTCTGGCGGCACGTGCCTTTGGGATTAAAGTTGAAAAGTTTTATTTGTTCTTTGACGCCTGGGGCTTCAAATTATTTAGCTTCAAACGTGGTGATTGCGAATACGGAATAGGATGGCTACCTTTAGGTGGTTATGTGAAAATTGCAGGGATGATCGATGAATCGATGGATACTGAGCAAATGAAACAACCAGCACAGCCATGGGAATTCAGGTCTAAACCAGCTTGGCAACGTCTGATTGTCATGTTGGGTGGTGTAATTGTCAATATTGTAGTAGGTATCTTCATTTTCTGGATGATGACCTTCAAATATGGAGAAACTTATATTCCAAACAGCTCTGTACTGGTAGGGATCAATCCTGGAGAGATCGGTAAAGAAATCGGTTTACAAAGGGGAGATAGGGTAATTGCTGTAAATGGCAAAAAAGTGATTCGTTTTGAAGAACTGATCAGCTCTAAAGTATTGCTTGGAAATACTACTTTAACGGTGGTTCGCGGGAACAAAACTTTGGACATTAAAGTTCCTGATAACATCCTGAATAAAGTATCTGATCAGGGAATTGAAGCCTTTATCAGTCGTGTGCCGCTCAGAACAGCAACGGTAGACAGTGTGGTTGCTGGCAAGCCAGCGGCCGTTTCAGGTGTGTTAAAAGGTGACCAGATTGTGGCCATCAACCAACAGCCTGTTAAAAGTGACATTGATGTTCGCGAACTGATCTTAAAAAACAAAGGTAAAACGACTGATTTTACGATTAATCGTGCAGGAACAGCTTTAGATCTAAAAATTCCTGTGGACACTGCAGGTACGATCGGTTTTGCCTTTAACCCAAATGAGATTAAACAAGAAACTATAAAATATAGCTTGCTTGCGGCGCTTCCTATCGGAGCAGATCAGGCATGGAAAACTTTCAGCGACAATGCGAAAGGAATCTGGAAAGTATTAACCGGAAAAATCAATGCCAATAAAGCCTTCTCTGGCCCTGTAGAGATCGCACGTAAGGTTTACGGTGGTGAGTGGATCTGGGCTAGATTCTGGGCTTCAACGGGCTTTATTTCCATCGCATTGGCATTTATGAACTTATTACCTATTCCAGCATTGGATGGTGGACACGTAGTATTCCTATTGATCGAAATGGTAAAAGGAAAACCGCTGGGTGATAAATTTATGGAGCGCGCACAGATGGTGGGCTTCATGATGTTATTAGCATTGATGGTCTTTGTATTGGGGAACGACTTGTTCAAAGTGTTCTTCAAACCATAA
- the hscB gene encoding Fe-S protein assembly co-chaperone HscB produces the protein MVDYFEFYGLPVTFHPDAAEVKRKFYELSKKYHPDFYINEPEEKQAEVLELSTLNNKAYQVLSNPQKRVHYILELKGQLVEGENYSLPQSFLMEMMDVNEALMDLQFDPDVERLAALKTEVDEIEKGLSDQIAALTTSFELKDKEAQLRILTAIKDLYYRNKYLYRIRESIKKAESAA, from the coding sequence ATGGTAGATTACTTTGAATTTTACGGTTTACCCGTTACTTTTCATCCCGATGCTGCGGAGGTTAAAAGAAAGTTTTATGAACTGAGCAAAAAGTATCATCCGGATTTCTATATCAATGAACCCGAAGAAAAACAGGCGGAAGTTTTGGAACTGAGCACCCTCAATAATAAAGCTTATCAGGTGCTGAGCAATCCTCAGAAAAGGGTGCATTACATCCTGGAATTGAAAGGACAGTTAGTCGAAGGAGAGAATTATAGCCTTCCTCAGTCTTTCCTGATGGAAATGATGGACGTGAATGAGGCGCTGATGGATTTACAATTTGATCCGGATGTGGAACGTTTAGCTGCATTAAAAACTGAGGTAGACGAAATAGAAAAGGGTTTAAGCGATCAAATTGCTGCCCTGACGACTTCTTTTGAGCTTAAGGATAAGGAAGCCCAGCTTCGCATCCTGACTGCTATAAAGGATTTATATTACCGCAATAAATACCTGTACCGAATCCGGGAAAGTATCAAAAAGGCAGAATCTGCCGCATAA
- a CDS encoding DUF3817 domain-containing protein, whose translation MNTLSIFRKVAVAEGLSYLLLLFIAMPLKYWADMPLAVKYTGWAHGLLFVMYIVILIMAWTEYKWNFKKVAMIGAASLLPFAPFIVDKKLKEEN comes from the coding sequence ATGAACACACTATCCATTTTTAGAAAAGTTGCCGTAGCTGAAGGGCTGTCTTACCTGCTGTTGTTATTTATAGCAATGCCATTGAAATATTGGGCTGATATGCCGCTAGCGGTTAAATATACCGGCTGGGCACATGGTTTACTGTTTGTGATGTACATTGTGATCCTAATCATGGCTTGGACAGAGTATAAGTGGAATTTCAAAAAAGTAGCCATGATTGGCGCTGCTTCTTTACTTCCTTTTGCACCATTTATAGTGGACAAAAAGTTAAAAGAAGAAAACTAA